The proteins below are encoded in one region of Pseudonocardia sp. DSM 110487:
- a CDS encoding ABC transporter substrate-binding protein has protein sequence MNRLLRRLAVPLALALALSACGSAEQPTVTSAAPTDGVLRLSFLQDPGQPPDPDIFYSGQGLLLTQNLYEGLLRYTAGSDTPQIEPALATGWTVSPDNTVFTLTLREGVTFHDGTPFTSAAVKPSFDRRLAVNQGPAYMVADVVSVDTPSPTEVVITLGSPNSAFLDYLASPYGPKMMSPTVLAEQAGSDNAQTYLQTHDAGTGPYSLTKAEVGQGYEMRAYDGWWGPKPFFTTVDMPVISDLSTQQLLLNNGQLHAITHGLNAPAVKDYLGNPAVASRSLPSFTTEQVYVNPNTGLLADPAARKAFQQALDVDQLADQVFAGRSDKATGAYPEGMLPADLNNQPVQPDTAPLQAIAAAAADKQLVLGYDTSNPDAQQVANLVGAKLQGLGLTPVVQGYPTSQVFGWIGNQEGAPNVYFGTFWPDAADPYTSAHILYAEDGGLNYLGCSDPAITELLPIALQTGDDATYAKIGELATATGCWSNIAYRKDFMVTQTWLKGVAESHDIAAPESLRVAGLSA, from the coding sequence ATGAACCGGCTGCTGCGCCGTCTCGCCGTACCGCTCGCCCTCGCGCTGGCCCTTTCGGCCTGCGGCAGCGCCGAGCAGCCCACCGTCACCAGCGCCGCCCCGACGGACGGTGTGCTGCGGCTGTCGTTCCTGCAGGACCCCGGCCAGCCCCCGGACCCGGACATCTTCTACTCCGGCCAGGGGCTTCTGCTCACGCAGAACCTCTACGAGGGCCTGCTGCGCTACACCGCCGGCTCCGACACCCCCCAGATCGAACCCGCGCTCGCCACGGGGTGGACCGTGTCCCCGGACAACACGGTGTTCACGCTGACCCTGCGCGAAGGGGTGACGTTCCACGACGGGACCCCCTTCACCTCGGCGGCCGTCAAACCGTCCTTCGACCGGCGACTCGCGGTCAACCAGGGGCCCGCATACATGGTGGCGGACGTCGTGTCGGTGGACACCCCGAGCCCGACCGAGGTCGTCATCACGCTGGGCTCCCCCAACTCGGCGTTCCTGGACTACCTCGCCTCGCCCTACGGTCCGAAGATGATGAGCCCGACGGTCCTGGCCGAGCAGGCCGGGTCGGACAACGCCCAGACCTACCTGCAGACCCACGACGCCGGCACCGGCCCGTACTCGCTCACGAAGGCCGAGGTGGGCCAGGGCTACGAGATGCGGGCCTACGACGGGTGGTGGGGGCCGAAGCCGTTCTTCACGACCGTCGACATGCCGGTGATCTCCGACCTGTCGACGCAGCAGCTGCTGCTCAACAACGGCCAGCTGCACGCGATCACCCACGGCCTCAACGCGCCCGCCGTCAAGGACTACCTCGGCAACCCGGCGGTGGCGAGCCGTTCCCTGCCGTCGTTCACCACCGAGCAGGTCTACGTCAACCCGAACACCGGGCTGCTCGCGGACCCGGCCGCCCGCAAGGCCTTCCAGCAGGCACTGGACGTCGATCAGCTGGCGGACCAGGTGTTCGCCGGCCGAAGTGACAAGGCCACCGGTGCGTACCCGGAGGGGATGCTGCCTGCGGACCTGAACAACCAGCCGGTCCAGCCCGATACCGCTCCACTGCAGGCGATCGCCGCTGCCGCAGCGGACAAGCAGCTCGTGCTGGGCTACGACACGAGCAACCCCGACGCACAGCAGGTCGCGAACCTCGTCGGCGCGAAGCTGCAGGGACTCGGCCTCACCCCCGTCGTGCAGGGCTATCCGACGTCGCAGGTGTTCGGCTGGATCGGCAACCAGGAGGGCGCGCCGAACGTGTACTTCGGCACCTTCTGGCCCGATGCCGCCGACCCCTACACGTCCGCGCACATCCTGTACGCGGAGGACGGCGGGCTGAACTACCTCGGCTGTTCCGACCCGGCGATCACCGAGCTGCTGCCGATCGCGCTGCAGACCGGGGACGACGCGACGTACGCCAAGATCGGCGAGCTCGCCACGGCCACCGGCTGCTGGAGCAACATCGCCTACCGCAAGGACTTCATGGTCACGCAGACCTGGCTGAAGGGCGTTGCGGAATCACACGACATCGCAGCGCCGGAAAGCCTGCGAGTCGCGGGCCTTTCCGCCTGA
- a CDS encoding LysE family translocator produces MAVTQFVALGGVVLLAAMSPGPDFAIVTRNAMISGRRAGMACGVGIAVGVFAWAVVTALGIAGLLAASAVAFTAVKLVGAAYLVFLGVRALLAARRGDYDNVPHLPGGRATGTLAAFRQGLVTNLLNPKVAVFFIALLPQFLPTAATALDHLMLAVVAAGVTLTWFTVLAGVVSALRRLLTANRVRRTLDAVMGTLLVGLGIRLATD; encoded by the coding sequence ATGGCCGTGACCCAGTTCGTCGCCCTCGGCGGCGTCGTCCTGCTCGCCGCGATGTCGCCAGGCCCCGACTTCGCGATCGTCACCCGCAACGCGATGATCTCCGGCCGCCGTGCCGGGATGGCATGCGGCGTCGGGATCGCCGTGGGTGTGTTCGCGTGGGCGGTGGTCACCGCGCTGGGGATCGCCGGCCTGCTCGCCGCGTCCGCGGTGGCGTTCACCGCGGTCAAGCTGGTCGGCGCGGCCTACCTGGTGTTCCTCGGCGTCCGCGCGCTGCTCGCGGCGCGCCGCGGAGACTACGACAACGTGCCGCACCTCCCGGGCGGGCGCGCGACCGGCACGCTCGCCGCGTTCCGGCAGGGCCTGGTGACGAACCTGCTCAACCCCAAGGTCGCGGTCTTCTTCATCGCGCTGCTCCCCCAGTTCCTGCCCACCGCGGCGACCGCCCTCGACCACCTGATGCTCGCCGTGGTCGCCGCGGGCGTGACGCTGACCTGGTTCACCGTGCTGGCGGGCGTGGTCAGCGCGCTGCGCAGGCTGCTCACCGCCAACCGGGTCCGCCGCACCCTCGACGCCGTGATGGGCACCCTGCTGGTGGGCCTCGGCATCCGGCTCGCCACCGACTGA
- the speB gene encoding agmatinase, producing the protein MTDFPHFAVPERPPGPMHVNRPSGERGHAGIQTFMKLPVCLTPEDLRAGQMDVAVCGVPWDGTVTGRSGTHLGPQAIRSADYLGGYGSSLPHLDVRVDPLEHLRACDYGDAEVLVGNTLGTFDLVREFIGGIVGAGATPLILGGDHAITWPTATAVADAYGHGKVGIIHFDAHADTAPDSPGSLASHGTPMRKLIESGAVPGRNFVQVGLRGYWPDRPILDWMEENELRVHFMAEIRRDGFDAVLERALDEALDSADHLYVSLDVDVCDPAYAPGTGTPEPGGLTSADVLRAVRRLAAEVGIVAMDVVEVSPPYDGNAGITALLAHRAVREAMTGMAMRRLGLTAPDYVDPRSAGTGVARTYRTAPPKDAP; encoded by the coding sequence GTGACCGACTTCCCGCACTTCGCGGTGCCCGAGCGGCCACCAGGGCCGATGCACGTCAACCGCCCGTCCGGCGAGCGCGGGCACGCCGGGATCCAGACCTTCATGAAGCTGCCGGTCTGCCTCACGCCCGAGGACCTGCGCGCCGGGCAGATGGACGTCGCGGTCTGCGGCGTCCCGTGGGACGGCACGGTCACCGGCCGCTCGGGCACCCATCTCGGGCCCCAAGCCATCCGCTCGGCCGACTACCTCGGCGGGTACGGCTCCTCGCTCCCGCACCTCGACGTCCGCGTCGACCCCCTTGAACACCTGCGCGCATGCGACTACGGCGACGCCGAGGTGCTCGTCGGCAACACGCTGGGCACCTTCGACCTCGTCCGCGAGTTCATCGGCGGGATCGTCGGGGCCGGGGCGACGCCGCTGATCCTCGGCGGCGACCACGCGATCACCTGGCCCACCGCCACCGCGGTCGCCGACGCGTACGGGCACGGCAAGGTCGGCATCATCCACTTCGACGCGCACGCCGACACCGCGCCCGACTCCCCCGGCTCGCTCGCGAGCCACGGCACGCCGATGCGCAAGCTGATCGAGAGCGGCGCCGTGCCGGGGCGCAACTTCGTGCAGGTCGGCCTGCGCGGCTACTGGCCGGACCGGCCGATCCTCGACTGGATGGAGGAGAACGAGCTCCGCGTCCACTTCATGGCGGAGATCCGCCGCGACGGGTTCGACGCGGTGCTGGAACGCGCCCTCGACGAGGCCCTCGACAGCGCCGACCACCTCTACGTCTCCCTCGACGTCGACGTCTGCGACCCGGCGTACGCCCCCGGCACCGGCACCCCCGAGCCGGGTGGCCTGACCAGCGCCGACGTGCTGCGGGCCGTGCGCAGGCTGGCGGCCGAGGTCGGCATCGTCGCCATGGACGTCGTCGAGGTGAGCCCGCCCTACGACGGCAACGCCGGCATCACCGCCCTGCTCGCCCACCGCGCCGTGCGCGAGGCCATGACCGGTATGGCGATGCGCCGGCTCGGGCTCACGGCGCCCGACTACGTCGACCCCCGCTCGGCCGGCACCGGCGTCGCCCGCACCTACCGCACCGCTCCCCCGAAGGACGCCCCATGA
- a CDS encoding S10 family peptidase → MAEDAPQNEKPELPTDDLVTTSHTLRTPTGGLGYTATAGRIVVRHEKHTDGTFDGHEPHAEVFLVAYTLDGAEPGTRPVTIAFNGGPGSSSVWLHMGLFGPRRVVMGDAGALTPPPWGLTDNHESLLAQSDLVFIDPVSTGYSRAVEGGKPAEFHGFTGDVETIGEVIRLWVTRNERWLSPKYLAGESYGTLRAAALAEHLQDRHGMYVNGLMLISSVLDMGTIRFTEGNDRPYPLFLPTYAAIAHHHGLHPDRTLAEVLADAADFAARDYPWALAQGNRLPAADLDRVAARLAALSGLDEGYVRRVRLRIEHQRFFRELLRASGRTVGRIDGRFTGWEADDGGEMPGYDPSIAAITGPYTAAINSHVRTTLGYANDLPYEILTGRVQPWSYKEFEGRAVSVVGKLSAAMRANPHLRVHVACGYHDGATPYFAAEQVLAALPIPDELRDRIEFRYYEAGHMMYVHEPSRLQQSADLAAFVAVTP, encoded by the coding sequence GTGGCTGAAGACGCTCCCCAGAACGAGAAGCCAGAGCTCCCGACCGACGACCTGGTCACGACCTCGCACACCCTGCGTACACCCACCGGTGGGCTCGGGTACACGGCCACCGCCGGCCGGATCGTCGTGCGGCACGAGAAGCACACCGACGGCACGTTCGACGGTCACGAGCCGCATGCCGAGGTGTTCCTCGTGGCCTACACGCTCGACGGTGCCGAGCCGGGCACCCGGCCCGTCACCATCGCGTTCAACGGCGGGCCCGGCTCGTCCAGCGTGTGGCTGCACATGGGGTTGTTCGGGCCGCGCCGCGTCGTGATGGGGGACGCCGGGGCGCTCACGCCGCCGCCGTGGGGGCTCACCGACAACCACGAATCGCTGCTCGCGCAGTCCGACCTCGTGTTCATCGACCCGGTCAGCACCGGCTACTCGCGCGCCGTCGAGGGCGGCAAGCCCGCAGAGTTCCACGGCTTCACCGGCGACGTCGAGACGATCGGCGAGGTGATCCGGCTGTGGGTCACGCGCAACGAGCGGTGGCTGTCGCCGAAGTACCTCGCGGGCGAGTCGTACGGCACGCTGCGCGCCGCCGCGCTCGCCGAGCACCTGCAGGACCGGCACGGCATGTACGTGAACGGCCTGATGCTGATCTCCAGCGTGCTCGACATGGGCACGATCCGGTTCACCGAGGGCAACGACCGGCCCTACCCGCTCTTCCTGCCGACGTACGCCGCGATCGCCCACCACCACGGGCTGCACCCGGACCGGACGCTCGCAGAGGTGCTCGCCGACGCGGCGGACTTCGCCGCGCGCGACTACCCGTGGGCCCTCGCCCAGGGCAACCGGCTGCCCGCCGCCGACCTCGATCGCGTCGCCGCCCGGCTCGCGGCCCTGTCCGGGCTCGACGAGGGCTACGTCCGCCGGGTGCGCCTGCGGATCGAGCACCAGCGCTTCTTCCGGGAGTTGCTGCGCGCCTCCGGGCGCACGGTCGGGCGGATCGACGGCCGGTTCACCGGCTGGGAGGCCGACGACGGCGGTGAGATGCCCGGCTACGACCCGTCGATCGCCGCGATCACGGGGCCGTACACGGCGGCGATCAACTCCCACGTCCGCACCACGCTCGGCTACGCGAACGACCTGCCCTACGAGATCCTGACCGGCCGGGTGCAGCCGTGGTCGTACAAGGAGTTCGAGGGCAGGGCCGTCTCGGTGGTCGGCAAGCTGTCGGCGGCGATGCGGGCCAACCCGCACCTGCGCGTGCACGTCGCCTGCGGCTACCACGACGGCGCCACGCCGTACTTCGCGGCCGAGCAGGTGCTCGCGGCCCTCCCGATTCCCGACGAGCTGCGCGACCGGATCGAGTTCCGCTACTACGAGGCCGGGCACATGATGTACGTGCACGAGCCGAGCAGGCTGCAACAGTCGGCCGATCTCGCCGCCTTCGTCGCCGTCACGCCGTGA
- a CDS encoding N-acyl homoserine lactonase family protein, translating to MSRRGPGIREIVLLTLGWEDLPKSVSVEGAPREERVREPVPGILLRADGGWLLLDTGFNTALIRDAALRRRFHGFPSYRAILPGPGEPLEEALAGAGIEMSEVHAVALSHLHLDHAGGLRHFTGVPVHCQRRELEFGLTPEAERHAIYRIDFDDPAHDWRLADGDVEIAPGVTAISTPGHTPGHQSFVVDLDESVGGGGYVFAFDAADLTENIEQDVSIGGRVDAEPEECVEQVRRLKAIAAQRGYPLIPGHDPVVWPDLTRRMADRFGRTAAR from the coding sequence ATGTCACGACGTGGACCAGGCATCCGTGAGATCGTCCTGCTCACCCTCGGCTGGGAGGACCTGCCCAAGTCGGTCTCGGTCGAGGGTGCGCCTCGGGAGGAGCGGGTGCGCGAGCCCGTACCCGGCATCCTGCTGCGCGCCGACGGCGGGTGGCTGCTGCTCGATACCGGCTTCAACACGGCGCTCATCCGGGACGCAGCCCTGCGACGCCGCTTCCACGGCTTCCCGTCATATCGGGCGATCCTGCCCGGGCCGGGCGAGCCATTGGAGGAGGCGCTCGCGGGCGCAGGCATCGAGATGTCCGAGGTGCACGCGGTCGCGCTCAGCCACCTGCACCTCGACCACGCGGGTGGGCTGCGGCACTTCACCGGCGTGCCCGTGCACTGCCAGCGCCGGGAGCTGGAGTTCGGGCTGACACCGGAGGCCGAGCGGCACGCGATCTACCGGATCGACTTCGACGACCCCGCCCACGACTGGCGGCTCGCCGACGGGGACGTCGAGATCGCGCCGGGCGTCACCGCGATCTCGACGCCGGGGCACACGCCGGGGCACCAGAGCTTCGTCGTCGACCTCGACGAGAGCGTCGGGGGCGGCGGGTACGTCTTCGCGTTCGACGCGGCCGACCTCACCGAGAACATCGAGCAGGACGTCTCGATCGGGGGCCGCGTCGACGCGGAACCCGAGGAGTGCGTCGAGCAGGTGCGCAGGCTGAAGGCGATCGCGGCGCAGCGCGGCTACCCGTTGATCCCGGGCCACGACCCCGTCGTGTGGCCGGACCTGACGCGGCGCATGGCCGACCGGTTCGGCCGGACGGCCGCCCGCTGA
- a CDS encoding ABC transporter permease has translation MAVLIAKRFAAVVVIVLALTAVLFVLQHISSTDPVRAMLGPSASQELVAETRRQLGLDDPITLQYARYVGGLLHGDLGTSYRTRRPVGTDLATFLPATLELTFFALGLAIVLAVGLAVATTLRWRGAGVFRLVLIAGASTPAFLLAIGGIILFYQQLGWLPATGRTGVADAPTGPTGLLTVDAVLHARPDVLVDAWRHLLLPGLAIAIGPAVAIGRVLRSSLVTTGLTDYTRTARAKGLTEVQVMRRHVLRNSVGPALSMTGLQVGLMFAGVLVVELIYAWPGLGQYTAQSIPAGDFPAIAGVTLLLGVTYVVINTVVDLLQAAADPRIEV, from the coding sequence GTGGCTGTCCTGATCGCAAAGCGCTTCGCGGCCGTCGTCGTGATCGTGCTCGCGCTGACCGCGGTGCTGTTCGTCCTCCAGCACATCTCCTCCACCGACCCGGTGCGGGCGATGCTCGGCCCGAGCGCGTCGCAGGAGCTCGTCGCCGAGACCCGCAGGCAGCTCGGCCTGGACGACCCGATCACGCTCCAGTACGCCCGCTACGTCGGGGGCCTGCTGCACGGCGACCTCGGTACGTCCTACCGCACGCGACGCCCGGTGGGCACCGACCTCGCGACGTTCCTGCCGGCCACCTTGGAACTCACGTTCTTCGCGCTCGGCCTCGCCATCGTGCTCGCCGTCGGGCTCGCGGTGGCCACCACCCTGCGGTGGCGCGGCGCCGGGGTCTTCCGCCTCGTGTTGATCGCCGGCGCGTCCACCCCGGCGTTCCTGCTGGCCATCGGGGGGATCATCCTGTTCTACCAGCAGCTCGGCTGGCTCCCCGCCACCGGGCGCACCGGCGTCGCCGACGCCCCGACCGGGCCAACGGGCCTGCTCACCGTCGACGCCGTCCTGCACGCCCGCCCCGACGTGCTCGTGGACGCATGGCGGCACCTGCTCCTGCCCGGCCTCGCGATCGCGATCGGTCCGGCGGTCGCGATCGGGCGGGTGCTGCGGTCGAGCCTGGTCACCACCGGGCTCACCGACTACACGCGCACCGCCCGCGCGAAGGGGCTCACCGAGGTGCAGGTGATGCGCCGCCACGTGCTGCGCAACTCGGTCGGCCCGGCGCTCTCGATGACCGGCCTGCAGGTCGGCCTGATGTTCGCGGGCGTGCTCGTGGTCGAGCTGATCTACGCGTGGCCGGGCCTCGGCCAGTACACGGCGCAGAGCATTCCGGCGGGCGACTTCCCGGCCATCGCGGGCGTCACCCTCCTGCTCGGCGTCACCTACGTCGTCATCAACACCGTGGTGGACCTCCTGCAGGCCGCCGCCGACCCGAGGATCGAGGTTTAG